DNA from Branchiostoma floridae strain S238N-H82 chromosome 15, Bfl_VNyyK, whole genome shotgun sequence:
aaatttgagtttgtgatttttcgtgttgccatggcaacgggtttctgacaggcttcttttcccaaatttactaatttcagtttgaattatgggattttatggttttattgctaggccaaatttgtttatttatatcattaacatcctgtgtaattttaagttacatttctaatcaaatattcataatttatgataatttgatgacgtcatggtcaaaatccaagatggcggacaatgtcattttcaacgataaatacatgtaatttttactgaaataccgtcaaaatcttttattttcttacaaagcACAATCACTTGATCcatttctattgggttttggggttaaatGTGGAAAAtgtcgtattttagaaaattcaagcttgtcgagccaagatggcggacaaatgacgtcattttctgacgtcatatagacgtcagtgtcgttgtcattggcaacaaaagacttggcagacttagacaccaatcagataagctttatagtcatcattttgttcaatacatttaaATATAGcgaaaatttcatattttgacgattttagcccaaaatatgacattatgacgtcataattacgtcatgttACGTCATAAcaataccaaaattacagaaaatataaaactttactagtactgTCccttccaaatttggtgatcgtaacccaagccgtttggaaattacgaaggggggtcaaaagagccccacCCCCCCGGTCCCAGGAATCCCCAAAAAGCctggtctggatagggttaattttCTCATGTGTTCCCTCTCCATTGAGTGCAGTTCTAGCAGTCAAGCAGGATGTTTCTCTGAGTTTCTCTGGTAATCTGGAAGTTTCTCTGGTAATCTGGAAGTTTCTCTGGCAATCTAATCAGTTTTGGAGATCAGGTTAGCACGGCAACTCCCTGAGGATATTCCTAATGCCAACCTTTGACTCTGCTGTGATGTCATTTCCATTCTGTATGGTTCCAAGCTACTATTTTCTGTTATCATTGTTGGTGCTATTAAGCCTACAAGTTCCTACGTCTACCCAGGTAAAGACTGATGTTGCTCATATCATGTTACCTCTGGTCCGGGTACCAGAAAAACTGTAGATGCAATGGCTGTACAATATcatgtatgaaatattttgcaGCCAGGAGCTATACTTTTCTACGTTTGTATGGAAGTGTCTTTTAAACTGTGAAAACGATTAAATAATGAATTAACAGACTGTGTTTCATGTGTTtcattgttgtatttttcttgtaACGTCATGCTAAGTGTTTACATGGCAGCCATTTtacattttaagcttacaaaggGTAGGGTCAGCTCTAACATCCAAGCTTATGACTCATGTAGGGTCAGCTCTAACATCCAAGCTTATGATTAGATAGGGTCAGCTCTAACATCCAAGCTTATGATTAGATAGGGTCAGCTCTAACATCCAAGCTCTTTAATTACACCCTGCGGGAAAGCTGCCCGGTCCAAGTGACGGAAAAATTGCACAGCCTCTTAATACGTTTACCAAATACACCTGCGGGTACGGCCCGGACCAGGTAACGTTTGCCACATCACATCAGCACATGACCAAATACACCTGCGGGTACTGCCCGGACCAGGTAACGTTTACCTCACGCCACATTTGTTTTTGGTTCTTTGGACAGATGAGGGGGCAGACAGgctttttgcctgtttgcctgacctgcacatgactttttatggtgaaggaggggtgtgcaattccttctccaccctctcgtctactggagcactaagtttcacaggggcaactgtatgcaacgtgtgaggcggctccagcagatgcagctttgttgtttggagtatccgtctcctaggaggacttccggtcaaggatgtaaggggttcctcctacccccgactcgtgtgccaaGGTGGGTGccgctcatgcccgaacatgcccctaaggcctgtctcggccacaaagccccaccaaggccacacaacgccactagccgcagctagatacacctgagttaagtgaggaaagtcgtggaaagcaagggcacaagatcggtgacactgaagctggattcgaacccgcaacctctcggtctcgagccgcaaatgctgccactgcgccgcGCGGTCTCACACCACATTAGTACATGACCTAAACCTCCGGGTACTGCCCGGACCAGGTAACGGTTGCCACACATCACATCAGCACATGACTAAATACACCTGCGGGTAttgcccggaccaggtaacgtttgtctcaCATCACATTAGCACATGACCAAATACACCTGCGGGTACTGCCCGGACCAggtaaggcctaggtcacatttcctaaccgagCCCGGCGCCCGGCCGGGCTTtggcggaaacgaaaaatttaactttaagccaataaatatgcacaatgtatgctgttgaattattttcggtccgttttgtgttgttgttgtcttttatatcctacgtatcccgaaagctgcccggccgggcccctttgtggaaatgtgaccttagcctaacGTTTGCCTCACATCACATTAGCACATGACCAGATACACCTGCGGGTACAGCCCGGACCAGGTAACGTTTGCCTCACATAACATCAGCACATGACCAAATACGCCTTCAAGTAGGTTGAGAGCCTCAAATCTGTTTTGGACTTCAACGTTGAAGGTTTCCCGTACTGTTGATGACTGAAGTGCCTCTAGGTTAAGGAGAGTTCTTCGTTTACTCCTGCCACACTTCTTTATCTTGAGCCTGAGGCTTGCCCCCGCCATGTTGTGGTGAGATCCACCGTCAGGTCCATGGTAGGCGCGGGAGTTTGTGACGCACTTCCTCCATCTCTTACCGATGAGGATGAAGTCAATCTGGTTCCTGTACCTGCATCCTGGGGACAGCCATGTGTACGCCTCCTCTCGTGATGCTTGAAGACTGTGTTGGTTATGAAGAGACCATTCTCTTGGCAAAATTCCACCAGCCGTTCCCCTCTGTCGTTGGGAGTTCCTAGGCCGTAGGGTCCGCAGACATCAGCTTCAAGCCTGTCTGCACCTACTTTAGCATTGAAGTCCCCCAACACCAAGGCCATGTCCTGGCTTGGGCACTCAAGTAGTAGTTGTTTGACTTCTTCATAGAACCTATCCACTTCCTCGTCTGGGGCATCTGTGGTTGGGGCATACAcctgtaccatgtacatgttgaaTGGAGATGCCTTGATGCGCACTAGCAGGATACGTTCATTCACCGCTTTATAGGAGATCATGATTTTTGCCACTGCTTTGGATAGTAAGACCGCCACTCCTGCTCTGTGTATTTTTCCCCCTGAGTAGATAACCATCTCTCCATCTGTGGTAGAGAAGAAACCAGATCCAGTCCAGTGGGTTTCGGCGACACCGAGAACATTGATGCCACACCTTTCCATTTCCCTCAGTaagatagcaaggctaagacagagttaatgcaaatgagtcaattagctcctgttgttttagttgcaggagctaaaattggaccttcaacaaagccctcaaaccctcggaccactctaagaaaacagccaagtgcaaatcattgaccgacagaaagaaagccaacattaccatcccctttgtccaaggagtttcggaaaaaactcagacggatcttccaaaacttcaacatcgccactaacttcaaacctcactGAAGCCTCCGACACAAAGTGGTGCATCCAAAAGATAGaccacagaaaggtactaaAGCCAATGTAATCCACAGACTCAAATGTGAAGAACCAAACTGCAACAATACGTACATTGGTTAGACTAGCCGGCCACTAAAGGCAAGATACCAAGATTATTGCAAACCCAAGGCCAACGGCTACTTTTCTGCTATTTCCAAACCACCTAGAgcacaaccaaggacattccttcaacctccaatccaTCGACATCCTAGATAGcgaagcccgctggtttgaacggggagttagagaggccttatatgagagaatatacaatcccaccctcaacagaaaaggggggctacgtatggaaatttccggcacttgggacatagcactaccaCTCCCACCCCCCGCGCAACAAAACTTTTAACCCAGTGAGACCTGAAGTGACCCTGTGAAGCTGACACGGTGAAACTTGAGCTGACCCTGTAAAGCTGACCCAGTGAAATCGGAGCTGACCCTGTGAAGCTGACCATTGCTAGCCTAACTGCTGACCCTAAGTgctggggttagggttagggttagagttagggttaagatcagggtcagggtcagggatAATTCACAGTAGGATCAATTCCTTATCATACTTTCCCTGGGTAAGATTTTCATGAGTTTAAGGCACGGGGTGGTCTTGAATCGGCATGGGCCTTGAACAGGCACGGGCCTTGAACCAGCACGAAATAGTCTTGACTAAGACTTGAGCCAGCTCATGGTGGTCTTAAACCAGCACGGGCTTTGAACCGGCACGGGATGGTCTTGAACCGGCATTGGTGGTCTTGAGCCGGCACAGGCCTTGAACCGGCACTGATGGTCTTGAACCGGCACTGGTCTTGAACCGGCACGGGCCTTGAACCGGCACTGGTGGTCTTGAACCGGCACTGGTCTTGCACCGGCACGGGATGGTCTTAAACCGGCACTGGTGGCCTTGAACCGGTACGGGCCTTGAACCGGCACTGGTGGTCTTGAACCGGCACTGGTCTTGAACCGGCACGGGATGGTCTTGAACCGGCATTGGTGGTCTTGAGTCGGCACTGGCCTTGAACCGGCACTGGTGGTCTTGAACCGGCACTGGTCTTGAACCGGCACGGGCCTTGAACCGGCACTGGTGGTCTTGAACCGGCACTGGTCTTGCACCGGCACGGGATGGTCTTAAACCGGCACTGGTGGCCTTGAACCGGTACGGGCCTTGAACCGGCACTGGTGGTCTTGAGCCGGCACTGGCCTTTAACCGGCACTGGTGGTCTTGAACCGGCACTGGTCTTGAACCGGCAATGGCCTTGAACCGGCACTGGTGGCCTTGAGCCGGCACTGGTCTTGAACCGACACGGGTTGATCTAAAACCGGCACTGGTCTTGAACCGGCACTGGTGGCCTTGAACCTGCACTGGCCTTGAACCGGCACTGGTCTTGAACCGACACGGGTTGATCTAAAACCGGCACTGGTCTTGAACCGGCACTGGTGGCCTTGAACCGGCACTGTGCCACAGACATCCTAGACAGcgaagcccgctggtttgaacggggagttagagaggccttatatgagagaatatacaatcccaccctcaacagaaaagcggggctacgtatggaaatttccggcacttgggacatagcactaccaCTCCCACCCCCCGCGCAACAAAACTTTTGACCCAGTGAGACCTGAGGTGACCCTGTGAAGCTGACACGGTGAAACTTGAGCTGACCCTGTAAAGCTGACCATTGCTAGCCTAACTGCTGACCCTAAGTgctggggttagggttagggttagagttagggttaagATCAGGGTCAGGGTCATGGATAATGCACAGTAGGACCAATTCCTTATCATACTTTCCCTAGGTAAGATTTTCATGAGTTTAAGGCACGGGGTGGTCTTGAATCGGCATGGGCCTTGAACAGGCACGGGCCTTGAACCAGCACTAAATGGTCTTGACTAAGACTTGAGCCGGCTCATGGTGGTCTTGAACCGGCACGGGATGGTCTTGAGCGGGCACAGGCCTTAAACCGGCACTGGTGGCCTTGAACCGGCACTGGCCTTGAACCGGCACTGGCCTTGAACCGGCACTGGTGGCCTTGAACCGGCGCTGGTCTTGCACCGGCACTGGATGGTCTTGAACCGGCACTGGTGGCCTTGAACCGGCACTGGTGGCCTTGAACCGGCACTGGGTGGTCTAGAACCGGCACTGGTCTTGAACCGGCACGGGGTGGTCTAGAACCGGCACTGGTCTTGAACGGGCACGGGCCTTGAACCGGCACTGGGTGGTCTAGAACCGGCACGGTGTGGTCCTGAACCGGCAAGGGCATTGAAATGGCACGGGTTGGTCTTGAACCGGCACGGCTCTTGAACGGGCaaggggtgatttggaattgGTACTTAATGGTCTTGAAGTGGCTCATTGTGGTCCTGAACCGGCGCAGGGTGGTCTTGTACCGGTACATTCAGTACCGGTTCAAGACCACCCGAGGCGGTTCAAGACCACCAGTGCCGGTTCAAGACAATTCCGTGCCGGTTCAAGTCCACCCCTTGCCGGTTCAAATGAATCCAGCTGTTTTCCGactatttccttatttggggagcgtTTTTGTCATGCGCAGAAGTCTGCATCTTTTAGAGAAAGAAATGGCGGACATTTTGGTGTTTATCTGATCGTCGTAGGACAATCATGGGTGAGTTTACGGACTTTTTCGTCCAAATCTCTTCATATTCTCGGTCGCTAATTATGTAAGAAAATGCACAGATTTATGCTGCAATAACATAGTTTCGCAAATTTTCCTGTTTTAGCGAAAAATTTTCCACGAAAGTACGGACCCATTTTTCTGCATTCCTGCATTGTTTTGATCAGAGCCCAGATCTCGGAGCTCAAACTTTGCTCACAGTGTAACAAAATGCCGTAGATGGCCTTCCTCCGTGAACCAACAAAGTGGTGGGAGGGGGAAAAGTCCGTACTTTTTGGGGATCGTTGGGGAACGTCTGAAGCTAAAATCGTTTGCTACATGCCGGAATACGCGTAGACATGTGCGGACAAGTTCATATCAACttgtttatgtaacgttaacgttgtacatCTATGTTCCCAATCTTATCGAGTCCATGTTTGTGCATTTTCAGGTCGCAAACTGCTGGGGAAGGGAAGGCCACTCAATCGACGTCATAGAGCATACAGCTTTGCCGAAAAGGCCACATagtctgaataaaaaaattcacgCAACTGAAGCAAGAGTAGTAATCATCGTGTTCTATTTTTataaactgtaacgttatttctAAATAGAATAAGTAACGGTTATATCTTGTAAATCTCCGAGTCGGTATCAGACTTGACGGTAGCGATGAATAAAGATCCCCCTCCCCACCGTTTATTTATTTCCGCTACGCAAGCAAAGTATGAACAAGGACGTCCTTGTTATGAACGGGTCTTGaaggtaagaattttttttataaggaTGCtcttaaaatacaaaattgttttaaaaataaacTTCTAACATTAAGTCTGGTGTGTCACTGTCAATTATTGTGCCAGTAAAGTCAGCTATAAACCGTTACGTATTGCAAGTAAAAGTGTTACTGCTATTGCTAGTTCTGCGCTGTTTGC
Protein-coding regions in this window:
- the LOC118431678 gene encoding craniofacial development protein 2-like gives rise to the protein MERCGINVLGVAETHWTGSGFFSTTDGEMVIYSGGKIHRAGVAVLLSKAVAKIMISYKAVNERILLVRIKASPFNMYMVQVYAPTTDAPDEEVDRFYEEVKQLLLECPSQDMALVLGDFNAKVGADRLEADVCGPYGLGTPNDRGERLVEFCQENGLFITNTVFKHHERRRTHGCPQDAGTGTRLTSSSSVRDGGSASQTPAPTMDLTVDLTTTWRGQASGSR